In the genome of Candidatus Paceibacterota bacterium, one region contains:
- the lepB gene encoding signal peptidase I, with product MSADILLLLSLSNNPPNPGLMILQWFLSKTVRQATAMRKHVQKLLHHQRDILSPQAIEAVQAAIEDCRKAVAEKSDKAALEKQMEHLEKQANKWLKPYPHAAWRENFEVLLVALAVAMGIRTFFLQPFKIPTGSMQPTLYGVTSENLLEHTQTKIPTGLTRVRQWFEGVSYIHLVAQNDGPLELVERPFRILIFNIWQKIVAGGKTFMIWFPPDYGAPPAGTLEARANLRFGQSFQKGDDIIKLKVSAGDHLFVDRMTYNFRRPKRGEIIVFETKGIDGLPQDQFYIKRMVAMGGDRVQLGDDRHLIINGKRLDASTPHFENVYSFNPKLPPSDSQYSGHVGFPYLAPYFQNKPDGVVVAPDHYMVMGDNTMNSLDSRAWGDFSATNVIGKSFFVYWPITDRFGWGNW from the coding sequence TTGTCCGCTGATATACTGCTGCTGCTCTCCCTATCGAACAACCCACCCAATCCAGGCCTCATGATCCTCCAATGGTTTCTATCCAAAACGGTCCGGCAGGCCACGGCCATGCGGAAGCACGTCCAGAAACTGCTCCACCACCAGCGTGACATCCTGTCGCCGCAAGCCATCGAGGCAGTCCAGGCTGCAATAGAGGACTGCCGGAAGGCTGTCGCCGAAAAGTCCGACAAAGCGGCCCTGGAGAAGCAGATGGAGCACCTGGAGAAGCAAGCCAATAAGTGGCTCAAGCCGTATCCTCATGCCGCCTGGCGTGAGAACTTCGAAGTCTTGCTGGTGGCACTGGCTGTGGCCATGGGTATCCGCACCTTCTTCCTGCAGCCGTTCAAGATTCCTACTGGCTCCATGCAGCCCACCCTCTATGGCGTAACCTCGGAGAACCTGCTTGAGCACACGCAAACCAAGATCCCCACTGGTCTCACCCGAGTTCGCCAATGGTTCGAGGGAGTCTCCTACATCCACCTGGTGGCGCAGAACGATGGTCCGCTGGAGCTGGTGGAACGCCCATTCCGTATTCTAATATTCAACATATGGCAGAAGATTGTTGCCGGCGGCAAGACATTCATGATTTGGTTCCCACCCGACTACGGCGCACCGCCAGCCGGCACTCTCGAGGCGCGGGCCAACCTGCGCTTCGGCCAGTCCTTTCAAAAAGGAGATGACATAATTAAGCTGAAGGTGAGTGCCGGAGACCATCTGTTTGTTGACCGAATGACCTACAATTTCCGCCGGCCGAAGCGTGGGGAAATAATCGTCTTCGAGACCAAGGGCATCGACGGCTTGCCACAGGACCAATTCTACATCAAGCGGATGGTCGCCATGGGCGGTGACCGCGTTCAGCTTGGTGATGACCGCCACCTGATTATCAACGGCAAGCGCCTGGACGCCTCAACGCCACATTTTGAGAACGTCTATTCATTCAATCCCAAGCTGCCCCCGAGCGACAGCCAGTATTCCGGCCACGTGGGTTTTCCATATCTCGCGCCATACTTTCAAAACAAGCCTGACGGCGTGGTCGTGGCGCCCGATCATTACATGGTCATGGGGGATAACACCATGAATAGCTTGGACTCCCGCGCGTGGGGAGACTTCTCAGCAACCAATGTGATCGGCAAGTCTTTCTTCGTCTACTGGCCGATAACCGACCGCTTTGGCTGGGGGAACTGGTGA
- a CDS encoding sugar phosphate isomerase/epimerase family protein: protein MNAQKLSRRQALAEAGLLVGAAVMLKDTLLKAEPVRPPVQAPTSPVRYCLNTATIRGQKLGILNEIGVAAQAGYDAIEPWMESINVYVNNGGSLPDLRNRIRDAGLTVEGVIGFAEWAVEDDTRRAKGLERARREMDLVAQIGGQRMAAPPAGATRLPKLDLLRVAERYRALLEAGVQSGVVPVLELWGFSLNLGRLSECVAVAVETGHRNACVLADVFHLYKGGSDFHGIQLLGPEAIPVLHLNDYPSDPPRETIDDSYRLYPGDGVAPLADLLRMLRRTGGQKVLSLEIFNRRNWSEGALEVAKTGLAKMKAVVASTPP, encoded by the coding sequence ATGAACGCACAAAAACTGTCGCGCCGCCAAGCCTTGGCGGAGGCCGGTTTACTGGTCGGGGCTGCGGTGATGCTCAAGGACACCTTGCTCAAAGCGGAACCCGTCAGGCCGCCTGTCCAGGCACCCACTTCGCCCGTCCGTTATTGCCTGAACACTGCCACCATACGCGGACAGAAGCTGGGCATCCTCAATGAAATCGGGGTGGCCGCTCAAGCCGGCTATGACGCCATCGAGCCCTGGATGGAGTCCATCAACGTCTACGTCAACAACGGCGGCAGCCTGCCGGATTTGAGGAATCGAATCCGCGACGCCGGGCTAACGGTCGAGGGAGTTATCGGATTCGCGGAATGGGCAGTCGAGGACGACACCCGACGGGCCAAAGGTCTGGAGCGGGCCAGACGAGAGATGGATTTGGTGGCGCAGATCGGCGGCCAACGGATGGCCGCCCCGCCCGCAGGCGCTACCCGCTTGCCCAAACTGGACCTGCTGAGAGTGGCAGAACGCTATCGAGCCTTGCTGGAAGCCGGTGTGCAGAGCGGTGTGGTGCCTGTGCTTGAGCTGTGGGGATTCTCCCTAAACCTGGGCCGCCTCAGCGAGTGCGTCGCTGTGGCTGTCGAAACGGGCCACCGCAACGCGTGTGTGCTGGCCGATGTGTTCCATCTCTACAAGGGCGGTTCGGACTTCCACGGCATTCAGTTGCTGGGCCCTGAGGCGATACCTGTGCTCCATTTGAACGACTACCCGAGCGATCCGCCGCGCGAGACAATTGACGACAGCTACCGCTTGTATCCCGGGGATGGCGTCGCCCCGCTGGCCGACTTGCTGCGAATGTTGCGCCGAACCGGAGGGCAGAAAGTGCTGTCCCTGGAGATTTTCAACCGGAGGAACTGGTCGGAGGGCGCGTTGGAGGTGGCGAAAACCGGCCTGGCCAAAATGAAGGCGGTTGTGGCCAGCACCCCGCCATAG
- the lepA gene encoding translation elongation factor 4 produces MDAAHIRNFSIIAHIDHGKTTLSDRLLHRTGTISTREMEDQLLDSMDLEKERGITIKAHPVTMHYQAKDGQTYELNLIDTPGHVDFSYEVSRSLSACEGALLIVDAAQGVEAQTVANVHLAMKQNLAIIPVINKIDLPHADVVQAKRQLEDILAIPGDSAILASAKEGIGIDEVLEAIVARIPPPIPTGAPSLQALGFDSYFDTYKGVVTHVRVFNGELKPGIHVKLLHSGKNVEVKEVGSFNPKPYVRERLEVGETGYMTANIKSPQEVKMGDTITDARHPSPALPGFKEIHPMVFSGIYPINTGDYEHLKANLAKLQLNDSAFLYQPETSVALGFGFRCGFLGLLHLEIVQERLRREYGMDIIATYPSVIYRVILTDGTVKEIDNPAYLPEPTYIKEIAEPMVKVFVICPNEYIGDMMALISEKRGAVDHTETLDSRRVMLTGLLPLNEILIDFHDRIKSITRGYGSMDYEHGDYRESDMVKLDVLVNGEAVDAFSCIVHRDKAEGRGRALAAKLKQVIPRQQYAVAIQAAIGGKVIARETVGALRKDVTAKCYGGDITRKRKLLEKQKEGKKRMKSFGSVNIPQEAFIEVLKA; encoded by the coding sequence ATGGACGCAGCGCACATTAGAAACTTCAGCATTATCGCCCATATTGATCATGGGAAAACGACGCTTTCTGACCGGCTGCTGCACCGAACCGGCACCATCAGCACCCGCGAGATGGAGGACCAACTGCTGGATTCCATGGACCTGGAGAAGGAGCGCGGCATTACCATCAAGGCGCACCCGGTAACGATGCATTACCAGGCCAAAGACGGACAGACCTACGAATTGAACCTGATTGATACCCCCGGCCACGTGGATTTCTCCTACGAGGTGTCACGGAGTCTAAGCGCCTGCGAAGGGGCATTGCTGATAGTTGATGCCGCCCAGGGTGTGGAAGCCCAAACCGTCGCCAATGTCCACCTGGCGATGAAGCAGAACCTCGCCATCATCCCCGTCATCAACAAGATAGATTTGCCACATGCCGACGTCGTGCAGGCAAAGCGGCAGTTGGAGGACATCCTTGCGATTCCGGGCGATTCGGCCATCTTGGCCAGTGCCAAGGAGGGCATCGGCATTGACGAGGTACTCGAGGCCATCGTGGCACGAATTCCCCCGCCAATCCCAACCGGCGCGCCCTCGCTTCAGGCCCTCGGTTTTGATTCATATTTCGATACTTACAAAGGGGTAGTAACCCACGTGCGCGTCTTCAACGGAGAACTGAAGCCCGGAATCCACGTAAAGCTGCTGCACTCCGGAAAGAACGTCGAGGTCAAGGAGGTCGGCAGTTTCAATCCCAAGCCTTACGTTCGCGAGCGCCTGGAGGTTGGCGAGACCGGCTACATGACAGCCAATATCAAGAGCCCGCAGGAAGTGAAGATGGGCGACACCATCACTGACGCCCGGCATCCATCGCCGGCGCTGCCAGGGTTCAAGGAGATTCACCCCATGGTGTTTAGCGGGATCTACCCGATCAACACAGGAGATTACGAGCACCTCAAGGCCAACCTGGCAAAGCTCCAATTGAACGACTCGGCTTTTCTGTACCAGCCCGAGACTTCCGTGGCCCTGGGTTTTGGTTTCCGTTGCGGATTCCTGGGTCTGCTGCACCTGGAGATCGTCCAGGAGCGCCTGCGCCGGGAATATGGGATGGACATTATCGCCACCTATCCCAGCGTCATTTATCGCGTGATCCTCACCGACGGGACGGTCAAGGAAATTGACAATCCAGCCTATCTGCCCGAGCCGACCTATATCAAGGAAATCGCTGAGCCGATGGTCAAAGTCTTTGTCATCTGCCCAAACGAATACATCGGAGACATGATGGCGCTCATCAGCGAAAAACGCGGCGCGGTGGACCACACAGAAACCCTGGATTCACGCCGTGTTATGCTGACCGGTCTCCTTCCGCTGAATGAGATTCTCATTGATTTCCATGACCGCATCAAGAGCATCACGCGAGGCTACGGATCAATGGACTATGAACACGGCGACTATCGGGAATCGGACATGGTCAAACTCGACGTGCTGGTCAATGGGGAAGCCGTGGATGCTTTCTCGTGCATTGTGCACCGTGACAAAGCGGAGGGCAGGGGACGCGCCCTGGCGGCCAAGCTCAAGCAGGTGATCCCGCGCCAGCAGTATGCCGTAGCCATCCAAGCCGCCATCGGCGGCAAAGTCATCGCCCGCGAAACCGTCGGTGCGCTGCGCAAAGATGTCACCGCCAAGTGCTACGGGGGCGACATCACTCGCAAACGCAAACTCCTCGAGAAGCAGAAGGAGGGGAAGAAGCGCATGAAGTCCTTCGGGTCGGTCAACATCCCCCAGGAAGCCTTCATTGAAGTGCTTAAAGCATGA
- the gcvP gene encoding aminomethyl-transferring glycine dehydrogenase, translating to MPVAEALNNTSTTSRNIEVTNTTGTTGLLHPHNQFPRRHIGPSSEEAVEMLKLLGFTSLEALVDEAVPSQIRLRQPLQLPAARGEQEVLTALKDIASLNQVFRSYIGMGYADCVTPAVIQRNLLENPGWYTPYTPYQAEIAQGRLEALLNFQTLVTDLTGLDVANASLLDEATAAAEAMTLCHSLKPGRSTFFVSAECHPQTIEVVKTRAAALGNVVVVGDHQTFRFDAQVFGALVQYPTTYGEVFDYSGFIEQAHAAGALVAVTADLLSLTLLRPPGEFGADVALGSAQRLGVPLGYGGPHAAYFATRDAFMRRMPGRMVGVSKDTRGRPALRLALQTREQHIRREKATSNICTAQALLASMAAIYACYHGPAGLRQIAQRIHALALALAGGLKRLGYEVGPKTFFDTIRVALGEQKAADILKVAETRRMNFRVIDEHTIGIALDETTTLKDLADILMVFNENRPPDFSVDELATAIEPDYPAPFARTSGYLANPVFNRYHSETELMRYIKRLESRDLSLTTSMIPLGSCTMKLNAACEMFPVTWPELARLHPFAPLRQTRGYQILFQQLEEWLAEITGFAGISLQPNAGAQGEYTGLLVIRAWHLNRCEGHRDVCLIPTSAHGTNPASAVMAGLKVVPVNCDSNGNIDVADLRAKAEAHKTSLAALMVTYPSTHGVFEQAIREICEIIHANGGQVYMDGANLNAQVGLCRPRDIGADVCHVNLHKTFCIPHGGGGPGMGPIGVAEHLVEFLPGHSVVPLGGENPIGAVAAAPWGSASILPIPWVYIAAMGAHGLTKATQYAILNANYIARRLQDYFPVLYRGHGNLVAHECILDLRQFKDVTVEDVAKRLMDYGFHAPTISWPVPGTMMVEPTESESKEELDRFCDALISIHAEITAIQSGQADKQNNLLKNAPHTADMIAADSWPHPYSRQQAAFPAKWLYEHKFWPAVGRIDNVYGDRNPICTCAGMETYTSKPATPGN from the coding sequence ATGCCTGTTGCGGAAGCACTCAACAACACCTCGACCACGTCGCGCAATATTGAGGTGACAAACACCACCGGAACCACCGGCTTGCTTCATCCCCACAATCAGTTCCCCCGACGCCATATCGGGCCAAGCTCGGAGGAAGCGGTTGAAATGCTCAAATTGCTGGGATTTACAAGCCTCGAAGCGCTGGTTGATGAGGCGGTCCCGTCACAAATCAGGCTGCGGCAACCGCTCCAACTACCCGCCGCCCGTGGCGAGCAAGAGGTGTTGACCGCCCTCAAGGATATTGCCTCGCTCAACCAGGTCTTCCGCTCGTATATCGGCATGGGCTATGCCGACTGCGTCACGCCAGCGGTAATACAGCGCAACCTCCTGGAAAATCCCGGCTGGTACACTCCCTACACCCCTTACCAGGCTGAGATCGCCCAAGGCCGTCTGGAGGCGCTCCTTAACTTCCAAACCCTGGTCACAGACCTGACTGGCCTCGACGTGGCCAATGCTTCGCTGCTCGACGAAGCCACTGCCGCCGCCGAGGCCATGACCTTGTGCCACTCGCTCAAACCGGGCCGGAGCACTTTCTTTGTCTCGGCGGAATGTCATCCCCAGACCATTGAGGTAGTGAAAACCCGCGCCGCGGCCCTGGGCAACGTGGTTGTGGTTGGCGACCATCAGACATTCCGATTCGATGCCCAGGTCTTTGGCGCGCTGGTGCAGTATCCAACCACCTATGGCGAAGTCTTTGACTACTCCGGTTTCATCGAGCAGGCCCATGCAGCGGGCGCCCTGGTGGCGGTGACCGCGGATCTCCTGAGCCTGACACTGCTTCGTCCGCCGGGCGAGTTTGGCGCTGACGTGGCCCTTGGCAGCGCGCAACGTTTGGGCGTGCCGCTGGGCTATGGCGGCCCGCACGCGGCTTACTTCGCAACGCGAGATGCTTTCATGCGTCGCATGCCTGGACGCATGGTTGGCGTCTCGAAGGACACCCGTGGCCGCCCTGCCCTGCGCCTGGCGCTGCAAACCCGCGAACAGCACATTCGGCGGGAGAAGGCCACCAGCAACATCTGCACCGCGCAGGCGCTCCTGGCCAGCATGGCCGCCATATATGCCTGCTACCATGGACCTGCGGGTTTGCGGCAAATCGCTCAGCGCATTCACGCGCTCGCACTGGCCCTGGCTGGGGGGCTCAAGCGACTCGGCTATGAGGTGGGACCTAAGACCTTCTTCGACACCATCCGCGTGGCGCTCGGTGAGCAGAAGGCCGCAGATATCCTCAAAGTTGCGGAAACCCGGCGCATGAACTTCCGCGTCATTGACGAGCACACCATTGGCATCGCGCTCGATGAAACCACTACCCTGAAGGATCTCGCCGATATTCTGATGGTGTTCAATGAGAACCGCCCGCCAGATTTCAGTGTGGATGAACTAGCCACCGCGATCGAGCCGGACTACCCGGCGCCTTTTGCACGCACGAGCGGCTATCTGGCTAACCCCGTCTTCAACCGCTACCACTCGGAAACCGAGCTGATGCGCTATATCAAGCGGCTGGAATCACGCGATCTCTCCCTGACGACTTCCATGATTCCGCTTGGCTCCTGCACGATGAAATTGAACGCGGCTTGCGAGATGTTTCCAGTCACCTGGCCGGAGCTGGCCCGCCTGCACCCTTTCGCTCCGCTCCGCCAGACGCGCGGTTACCAGATTCTGTTCCAGCAGTTGGAAGAATGGCTGGCGGAAATCACCGGATTCGCGGGCATTTCCCTTCAGCCCAATGCCGGCGCGCAGGGTGAATACACCGGCCTGCTGGTCATTCGCGCCTGGCATCTCAACCGCTGTGAAGGGCACCGCGATGTCTGTCTTATCCCCACCTCGGCCCATGGCACCAACCCCGCCAGTGCTGTCATGGCCGGCTTAAAAGTAGTGCCCGTCAACTGCGATTCCAACGGCAACATTGACGTCGCCGACCTCCGAGCCAAGGCCGAGGCGCACAAGACCAGCCTGGCCGCCCTGATGGTCACCTACCCTTCCACTCACGGGGTATTTGAGCAGGCGATTCGCGAGATCTGCGAGATCATTCACGCCAACGGCGGCCAGGTCTATATGGACGGAGCCAACCTCAACGCCCAGGTTGGCCTTTGCCGGCCCCGGGATATTGGCGCCGATGTCTGCCACGTGAACCTGCACAAGACCTTTTGCATTCCCCACGGTGGCGGCGGCCCGGGGATGGGGCCGATTGGCGTAGCGGAGCATCTGGTGGAATTCCTGCCAGGACATTCGGTTGTGCCGCTGGGCGGAGAAAACCCGATAGGCGCCGTTGCTGCCGCCCCCTGGGGCAGTGCCAGCATACTCCCCATTCCGTGGGTCTATATCGCAGCGATGGGAGCCCACGGCCTGACCAAGGCGACCCAATACGCAATTCTCAACGCCAACTACATCGCCCGGCGTCTGCAAGACTACTTCCCCGTCCTCTACCGCGGCCACGGCAACCTCGTCGCCCACGAGTGCATCCTCGACCTGCGTCAGTTCAAGGACGTTACTGTGGAGGACGTGGCCAAGCGCCTCATGGACTACGGCTTCCACGCGCCGACCATCTCCTGGCCGGTGCCCGGCACCATGATGGTCGAACCGACCGAAAGCGAATCCAAGGAAGAACTCGACCGCTTCTGCGACGCACTGATCAGCATCCACGCCGAGATCACAGCTATCCAATCCGGCCAAGCCGACAAGCAAAACAATCTGCTCAAGAACGCCCCCCACACCGCGGACATGATCGCGGCTGACTCCTGGCCGCACCCTTACTCGCGCCAGCAAGCCGCCTTTCCCGCCAAATGGCTCTACGAGCACAAGTTCTGGCCCGCCGTAGGCCGCATAGACAACGTCTATGGCGACCGCAACCCGATCTGCACCTGCGCCGGCATGGAGACCTACACCTCGAAACCCGCCACCCCTGGCAACTGA
- a CDS encoding helix-turn-helix transcriptional regulator — protein sequence MNDDSPFAERLKALIQERGLTQLQVGRAAGVSKNAVGKWLRGAVPGARELFKLARAFEKPMEWFFEGEPPAPASEADKSALHTSPAEMPADKFLAATRALGLSSPRDLERIMELSTHYRQIWTPTPTGFEMRYEPIHQDAAPHKESSNRVLTDVAASGNVAAMQDQMRQLRARLFKVTAVRGQKAALAKWLGVSLSSISTWLAGKREPGGETALRLLHWVEQQEAQRKQSPGSVSPLPGPKTQVRKSYEKRTKPSPQKG from the coding sequence GTGAATGATGATTCACCATTCGCGGAACGCCTTAAGGCCCTGATCCAGGAGCGCGGCTTGACCCAGCTGCAGGTCGGGCGGGCCGCTGGCGTCTCCAAGAACGCCGTGGGCAAATGGCTGCGCGGAGCCGTCCCAGGAGCGCGTGAGTTGTTCAAGCTTGCCCGCGCGTTCGAAAAGCCGATGGAGTGGTTCTTTGAGGGAGAACCTCCCGCACCTGCATCCGAGGCCGACAAATCAGCCCTCCACACCTCGCCAGCGGAAATGCCCGCCGATAAGTTCCTTGCTGCCACCCGGGCTCTTGGCCTCTCCTCCCCGCGGGACCTGGAGCGGATCATGGAGCTTTCAACCCACTACCGCCAGATCTGGACACCCACGCCAACTGGATTTGAGATGCGCTACGAGCCGATCCACCAAGATGCGGCCCCCCATAAAGAATCTTCAAATAGAGTGTTGACGGATGTTGCCGCATCCGGCAATGTTGCCGCAATGCAGGACCAGATGCGACAGTTGCGAGCCCGGCTGTTCAAGGTAACAGCGGTGAGAGGACAGAAGGCCGCGTTAGCGAAATGGCTTGGTGTAAGCCTCTCAAGCATCTCGACCTGGCTGGCGGGGAAACGAGAACCCGGCGGCGAAACTGCCCTCCGGTTGCTTCACTGGGTCGAGCAGCAAGAGGCACAAAGAAAACAAAGCCCCGGCAGTGTGTCACCACTACCAGGGCCAAAGACTCAAGTCAGGAAGTCCTATGAAAAGAGAACCAAACCGAGTCCACAAAAAGGCTAG